One Streptomyces sp. RPA4-2 genomic window carries:
- a CDS encoding FadD3 family acyl-CoA ligase, producing MRGDLEWGSVPGLVRSAARRFADREAVVEGRTRVTYAELGARVERAAAACLAEGVRTGDRVAVWAPNTLDWIVCALGAVSAGAVLVPLNTRFKGAEAAYVLARSRARLLFVTGTFLGTSYVASLRRAAGEGEGPGPLPGLPHLEQVVVLSDDAPADFRTWKDFLADGEGVGAAEVRERAASVAGTAPSDIVFTSGTTGRPKGAVITHAQSLRGYAIWSELAGLRAGDRYLIVNPFFHTFGYKAGVLACLMRGATMVPQPVFDVDTVLANVAAERISVLPGPPTLHQSLLDHPNRDAYDLSALRLVVTGAAVVPLRLVERLRSELRIGTVLTAYGLSEASGIVTMCRRGDAPAVIASTSGRAIPDTEVRVVDAHGTPLAPGTPGEVLVRGFHVMRGYFEDPAATAAVLAPDGWLRTGDVGVLDAAGNLRITDRIKDMFIVGGFNAYPAEIEQLLGLHPDVADVAVIGVPDGRLGEVGRAYVVRRPGAALTGDDLIAWSRREMANYKVPRTVEFVTGLPRNASGKVVKGDLRRR from the coding sequence GTGCGCGGTGACTTGGAGTGGGGCAGCGTCCCGGGTCTGGTCCGGTCGGCGGCCCGGCGGTTCGCGGACCGGGAGGCCGTCGTCGAGGGCCGGACGCGCGTCACGTACGCGGAGCTGGGCGCCCGCGTGGAACGCGCCGCGGCGGCCTGCCTGGCCGAGGGCGTGCGCACGGGCGACCGGGTGGCCGTCTGGGCGCCGAACACCCTGGACTGGATCGTCTGCGCGCTCGGCGCGGTCTCGGCGGGCGCCGTGCTGGTCCCGCTCAACACCCGCTTCAAGGGCGCCGAGGCGGCGTACGTGCTGGCCCGGAGCCGGGCGAGACTGCTCTTCGTGACGGGGACGTTCCTGGGCACCTCGTACGTGGCGTCACTGCGCCGGGCGGCCGGCGAGGGGGAGGGTCCCGGCCCGCTGCCCGGACTCCCGCACCTGGAACAGGTGGTGGTGCTGTCGGACGACGCCCCCGCCGACTTCCGCACCTGGAAGGACTTCCTGGCGGACGGGGAGGGCGTCGGGGCGGCGGAGGTACGGGAACGGGCGGCGTCCGTGGCGGGAACCGCCCCGTCCGACATCGTCTTCACGTCGGGGACGACGGGACGGCCCAAGGGCGCGGTGATCACGCACGCGCAGAGCCTGCGGGGCTACGCGATCTGGAGCGAGCTGGCCGGGCTGCGGGCGGGCGACCGCTATCTGATCGTGAACCCGTTCTTCCACACCTTCGGCTACAAGGCGGGGGTGCTGGCCTGTCTGATGCGCGGCGCGACGATGGTCCCGCAGCCCGTGTTCGACGTGGACACGGTGCTGGCGAACGTGGCGGCGGAGCGCATCTCGGTCCTCCCCGGCCCGCCCACGCTCCACCAGTCCCTGCTGGACCACCCGAACCGGGACGCGTACGACCTGTCCGCGCTGAGACTGGTGGTGACGGGGGCGGCCGTGGTTCCCCTGCGACTGGTGGAGCGGCTGAGGTCCGAGCTGAGGATCGGCACCGTACTCACCGCGTACGGGCTCTCCGAGGCGAGCGGGATCGTCACCATGTGCCGCCGGGGCGACGCGCCCGCCGTGATCGCCTCCACGTCGGGCCGCGCGATCCCGGACACGGAGGTCCGGGTGGTGGACGCGCACGGGACGCCCCTCGCCCCCGGCACCCCCGGCGAGGTGCTGGTCCGCGGCTTCCACGTGATGCGGGGCTACTTCGAGGACCCGGCGGCCACGGCGGCGGTGCTGGCCCCGGACGGCTGGCTGCGCACCGGTGACGTGGGCGTCCTAGACGCGGCGGGCAACCTCCGCATCACCGACCGGATCAAGGACATGTTCATCGTCGGTGGCTTCAACGCCTATCCCGCCGAGATAGAGCAGCTCCTCGGCCTCCACCCGGACGTCGCGGACGTGGCGGTGATCGGCGTGCCCGACGGGCGGCTGGGAGAGGTCGGCAGGGCCTACGTCGTACGGCGCCCCGGAGCGGCTCTGACCGGCGACGACCTGATCGCCTGGTCGCGCCGAGAGATGGCCAACTACAAGGTCCCCCGGACGGTCGAGTTCGTGACCGGACTCCCGCGGAACGCGAGCGGGAAGGTGGTGAAGGGGGACCTTCGGCGGCGCTGA
- a CDS encoding lipid-transfer protein, with amino-acid sequence MARSTAGIKDATAVVGIGQTPFAKQLPESEKTLACRAILAALDDAGIAPAEVDGLASYTMEETDEVEVAKALGFGDLTFFSKVGYGGGGSCATIAHLAAAVTTGQATVGVAWRSRKRGSGPRPWRNTVAQLPTPAQWTRPFGLLRPADEIGMLARRYMHEYGATRDHLFNVALACRNRANQNPAAMMYDRPLTREMYMTSRWISEPLCLYDNCLETDGALACVVVSAERARDCRRRPVYVHSVAQGLPAQHHGMVNYWNDDPLTGPAWTAARHLWKNADLTPDDVDVAQIYDAFTPLIPLSLEGYGFCGRGEGAAFTEGGALEIGGRLPLNTGGGGLSEAYVHGFNLINEGVKQLRGTSTAQVPGAATCLVTAGEGVPTSAVLLRT; translated from the coding sequence ATGGCACGGAGCACGGCGGGGATCAAGGACGCCACGGCCGTCGTCGGCATCGGTCAGACCCCCTTCGCCAAGCAACTCCCCGAGTCCGAGAAGACCTTGGCCTGTCGTGCGATTCTCGCCGCCCTCGACGACGCCGGGATCGCCCCCGCGGAGGTCGACGGGCTGGCCTCTTACACGATGGAGGAGACCGACGAGGTCGAGGTCGCCAAGGCCCTCGGCTTCGGCGACCTCACCTTCTTCAGCAAGGTCGGTTACGGGGGCGGCGGTTCGTGCGCGACCATCGCTCATCTCGCCGCCGCCGTCACGACCGGGCAGGCGACGGTCGGGGTCGCCTGGCGGTCGCGCAAACGCGGCAGCGGCCCCCGGCCCTGGCGGAACACGGTCGCCCAGCTCCCCACCCCGGCGCAGTGGACCCGCCCCTTCGGGCTGCTCAGACCCGCCGACGAGATCGGCATGCTGGCGCGGCGCTACATGCACGAGTACGGCGCCACCCGCGACCACCTCTTCAACGTGGCGCTCGCCTGCCGCAACCGGGCCAACCAGAACCCCGCCGCGATGATGTACGACCGTCCGCTCACCCGCGAGATGTACATGACCTCGCGGTGGATCAGCGAACCCCTCTGCCTCTACGACAACTGCCTGGAGACGGACGGGGCGTTGGCATGCGTGGTGGTGTCGGCCGAGCGCGCGCGGGACTGCCGGCGGCGGCCCGTGTACGTCCACTCCGTCGCCCAGGGCCTGCCCGCCCAGCACCACGGCATGGTCAACTACTGGAACGACGACCCGCTCACCGGCCCCGCCTGGACCGCCGCCCGGCACCTGTGGAAGAACGCCGACCTCACCCCGGACGACGTCGACGTGGCCCAGATCTACGACGCCTTCACGCCCCTCATACCGCTCTCCCTGGAGGGCTACGGCTTCTGCGGCCGGGGCGAGGGCGCCGCCTTCACGGAGGGCGGCGCGCTGGAGATCGGCGGGCGGCTGCCCCTCAACACGGGCGGGGGCGGGCTCAGCGAGGCGTACGTCCACGGCTTCAACCTCATCAACGAGGGCGTGAAGCAGCTGCGCGGGACGAGCACCGCGCAGGTGCCGGGAGCCGCCACCTGTCTGGTCACGGCCGGGGAAGGGGTCCCCACCTCCGCGGTCCTGCTGCGAACCTGA
- a CDS encoding Zn-ribbon domain-containing OB-fold protein, whose translation MLSPVVDEDGAPFWEYAARGELRIQACADCGEPRFPPRPCCPHCHSFDSRWRLMSGLGRVWSYVVPHPPLLPAYAARVPYNAAVVELADAPRIRLVGNLVAGPGAPLGSLAPDRIRIGARVRIVFGAEGLPQWVLERS comes from the coding sequence CTGCTCTCGCCGGTCGTGGACGAGGACGGCGCGCCCTTCTGGGAGTACGCCGCCCGGGGCGAGCTGCGGATCCAGGCGTGCGCCGACTGCGGCGAACCGCGTTTCCCGCCCCGCCCCTGCTGTCCCCACTGCCATTCCTTCGACAGCCGCTGGCGCCTGATGAGCGGGCTGGGCCGGGTCTGGTCGTACGTCGTCCCGCATCCGCCCCTGCTGCCCGCGTACGCGGCCCGGGTGCCGTACAACGCGGCCGTCGTCGAACTCGCGGACGCCCCGCGCATCCGCCTGGTCGGCAACCTGGTCGCAGGACCCGGTGCCCCCCTGGGGTCCCTCGCCCCCGACCGGATCCGCATCGGGGCGCGGGTGCGGATCGTGTTCGGTGCCGAGGGGCTGCCGCAGTGGGTTCTGGAGCGGTCGTGA
- a CDS encoding enoyl-CoA hydratase/isomerase family protein: MSGGLRISRAKDTGVAVLTLDRPARLNAIDVATARELAAAWQAFRFDDAVRAVVVTGAGERAFCTGLDRAAEVPQPDSPFMVDDPLLRIGPKANDLWKPVVAAVRGMACGGAFYLLGEAEFVVADETAAFFDPHTTYGMVSAYESVYLAQRMPFGEVARMALMGTAERISARRAYEVGLVSELTPPGGALAAAVACATVIASYPSDAVQGTVRALWQAQEATRAAALAHAPQLVSLGNLPGERQAELFAARRPGGFRTR; this comes from the coding sequence GTGAGCGGCGGGCTGCGGATCTCGCGCGCCAAGGACACCGGGGTCGCCGTCCTCACCCTGGACCGGCCCGCCCGGCTCAACGCGATCGATGTCGCGACCGCCCGCGAACTCGCCGCCGCCTGGCAGGCGTTCCGGTTCGACGACGCCGTGCGGGCCGTCGTCGTCACCGGGGCCGGCGAGCGGGCCTTCTGCACCGGGCTCGACCGTGCGGCCGAGGTGCCGCAGCCGGACTCGCCCTTCATGGTGGACGATCCGCTCCTGCGGATCGGCCCCAAGGCCAACGACCTGTGGAAGCCGGTCGTGGCCGCCGTGCGCGGCATGGCCTGCGGGGGCGCCTTCTACCTGCTCGGGGAGGCGGAGTTCGTCGTCGCCGACGAGACCGCGGCCTTCTTCGACCCGCACACCACGTACGGCATGGTCAGCGCGTACGAGTCGGTCTACCTCGCCCAGCGCATGCCCTTCGGGGAGGTGGCCCGGATGGCGCTGATGGGGACGGCCGAGCGGATCTCCGCCCGGCGGGCGTACGAGGTCGGCCTGGTTTCCGAACTCACGCCCCCGGGCGGAGCGTTGGCGGCGGCCGTGGCGTGCGCGACCGTCATCGCGTCCTACCCGTCCGACGCCGTCCAGGGCACCGTGCGGGCGCTCTGGCAGGCCCAGGAGGCGACCCGCGCGGCAGCCCTCGCACACGCCCCGCAGCTCGTCTCCCTCGGCAACCTGCCGGGCGAGCGGCAGGCGGAGCTGTTCGCCGCACGGCGCCCTGGCGGTTTCCGGACGCGGTGA
- a CDS encoding serine/threonine-protein kinase has product MVDQLTQHDPRRIGPFEVLGRLGAGGMGLVYLARSASGRRVAIKTVRTELAEDQLFRVRFTREVEAARAVSGFYTAAVVDADPRAAVPWLATAYVPAPSLEEIVNECGPMPAQAVRWLAAGVAEALQSIHGAGLVHRDLKPSNVLVVEDGPRVIDFGIASGVSNTRLTMTNVAVGTPAYMSPEQAKDSRSVTGASDVFSLGSMLVFAATGHAPFHGANPVETVFMLLREGPDLEGLPDELRPLIESCMQMEATGRPNPADLQAQLAPHLFGSGSDDSGTASAWLPERAVGLIESRRGGRPPVKTPPSGGRSGGGRPAVPPPPSHAPAVVGAPDTGPVRLAGAKVPIGPGPRVADARAAAVKAPPPEAGLAASWSRPRVGVNGADPVAAVAPPPPDSPSGWRPWRFRMSNDVWGTPTVAGDLVYVTSFEVHALDVATGRRSFKTRDVAWSMAVADGRIHASDGPTLFALDAREGADLWRLATDAWVYSLKADRGTVVTGTRGGGVQAWEASNGQKLWEVTGAQSDFESPEAGPAVHDGTVFVWKDARLRALEARTGEERWSYPIGDAASCGGVPVRLTRADDGYVYISAGTRVLAVDMASGHVRWHFEAPAVFLCPPTFVPGPAVAGGGVYLADYLGTVYALDATDGRDRWRIATEARASIEPVLVAAGHVHVGSGKGLYTLDAVTGTPKWRFQAGGDIVGAPAVAEGRIHFGSTDHLLYTLKADDGRLRWKLATGGEITGAPVVKDGVVYACSKDRCVYALDAEKGTGTARTT; this is encoded by the coding sequence ACGATCCGCGTCGGATCGGGCCGTTCGAGGTGCTGGGGCGGCTGGGTGCCGGCGGCATGGGGCTGGTCTATCTCGCGCGCTCGGCCTCCGGCCGTCGCGTGGCGATCAAGACGGTCAGGACGGAGCTCGCCGAGGACCAGCTGTTCCGGGTGCGCTTCACGCGTGAGGTCGAGGCCGCGCGCGCGGTCTCCGGCTTCTACACGGCGGCCGTGGTCGACGCCGACCCGCGCGCTGCGGTGCCGTGGCTGGCCACCGCGTACGTTCCGGCGCCCTCCCTCGAGGAAATAGTGAACGAGTGCGGGCCGATGCCGGCCCAGGCGGTGCGCTGGCTGGCCGCGGGCGTCGCGGAGGCCCTCCAGTCCATCCACGGCGCGGGGCTCGTCCACCGCGACCTGAAACCCTCGAACGTGCTGGTGGTCGAGGACGGGCCGCGGGTCATCGACTTCGGTATCGCGTCCGGTGTATCGAACACCCGTCTGACGATGACGAATGTCGCCGTCGGCACGCCCGCGTACATGTCACCCGAGCAGGCGAAGGACTCGCGCAGCGTGACCGGCGCGAGCGATGTCTTCTCGCTCGGCTCGATGCTCGTCTTCGCCGCCACCGGGCACGCCCCCTTCCACGGCGCGAACCCGGTCGAGACGGTCTTCATGCTGCTCCGGGAGGGCCCCGACCTCGAAGGCCTCCCGGACGAGCTGAGGCCGCTGATCGAGTCCTGCATGCAGATGGAGGCGACCGGCCGTCCCAACCCCGCCGACCTCCAGGCGCAACTGGCTCCCCACCTGTTCGGCTCCGGCTCGGACGACAGCGGTACGGCGTCGGCGTGGCTGCCCGAGCGGGCGGTGGGCCTGATCGAGTCGCGCCGCGGGGGCCGTCCGCCGGTGAAGACCCCGCCGTCCGGGGGCCGCAGCGGTGGCGGACGCCCGGCCGTGCCCCCGCCGCCCTCGCACGCTCCCGCCGTCGTCGGCGCGCCCGACACCGGCCCGGTGCGGCTGGCGGGCGCCAAGGTGCCCATCGGCCCCGGTCCGCGCGTCGCCGACGCCCGTGCCGCCGCCGTGAAGGCCCCTCCTCCGGAGGCCGGCCTCGCCGCCTCCTGGTCCCGGCCGCGCGTCGGCGTCAACGGCGCCGACCCCGTGGCGGCCGTCGCGCCGCCCCCGCCGGACTCCCCGTCCGGCTGGCGGCCCTGGCGCTTCCGTATGTCGAACGATGTCTGGGGCACGCCCACGGTCGCCGGCGACCTCGTCTACGTCACGTCCTTCGAGGTCCACGCGCTGGACGTGGCGACCGGCCGCCGCAGTTTCAAGACGCGGGACGTGGCCTGGTCGATGGCGGTCGCGGACGGCCGTATCCACGCCTCCGACGGCCCGACGCTGTTCGCCCTGGACGCCCGTGAGGGCGCCGATCTGTGGCGGCTGGCGACGGACGCCTGGGTCTACTCCCTCAAGGCCGACCGGGGGACCGTCGTCACCGGGACGCGCGGGGGCGGTGTGCAGGCCTGGGAGGCCTCCAACGGCCAGAAACTCTGGGAGGTCACCGGCGCCCAGAGCGACTTCGAGTCCCCGGAGGCCGGGCCCGCCGTGCACGACGGCACGGTGTTCGTGTGGAAGGACGCGCGGCTGCGCGCGCTGGAGGCCCGTACGGGTGAAGAGCGCTGGTCGTACCCGATCGGCGACGCGGCGTCGTGCGGCGGTGTGCCGGTCCGGCTGACCCGCGCCGACGACGGCTACGTGTACATCTCCGCGGGTACCCGGGTGCTCGCCGTCGACATGGCGAGCGGTCACGTCCGCTGGCACTTCGAGGCACCGGCGGTCTTCCTGTGCCCGCCGACCTTCGTACCGGGGCCCGCGGTCGCGGGGGGCGGGGTGTACCTCGCGGACTACCTCGGCACGGTGTACGCGCTCGACGCCACCGACGGGCGGGACCGCTGGCGCATCGCGACCGAGGCCCGTGCCTCCATCGAGCCGGTGCTCGTCGCCGCGGGGCATGTCCACGTCGGCAGCGGAAAGGGCCTGTACACCCTGGACGCGGTCACGGGTACGCCGAAGTGGCGCTTCCAGGCGGGCGGCGACATCGTGGGCGCGCCCGCCGTGGCCGAGGGCCGTATCCACTTCGGCTCCACGGACCATCTGCTGTACACGCTGAAGGCCGACGACGGGCGGCTGCGCTGGAAACTGGCGACCGGCGGCGAGATCACCGGCGCCCCCGTCGTCAAGGACGGCGTCGTGTACGCCTGCAGCAAGGACCGCTGTGTGTACGCCCTGGACGCGGAGAAGGGGACAGGGACGGCCCGCACGACGTGA